ACCGCCGAGGGCCGCCGGGTGCTGGACGCGGTCCGGGCCGCCCGCTGCGGCCTGCTCGCCGAGGTGTTCGGCGCGACGCCCCCGGAGCAGCTCGGCCGCGCCGCGGACGTGCTGGGCCTGGTCCAGGAACACATGCTGGCGGGCGCGGCGGAGCCCTCCCCCGGCGGGGACCGGCCGTGACCGGACGCCAACTCGCGCCCGGTCTCACGGTGTTCGGCCCCGACACCGCTCCCCCGCTGGTCCTGGTGCACGGCATCCGGCTGTCCGGCGCGATGTGGCGCCCGCACGCCCGCCGCCTCGCCCCCGACTTCCGGGTCAGCACCCCCGACCTGCCCTGCCACGGCGCCCTCGCCGACCGCCCGTTCACCCTGGACGCGGCCGTCGACACCGTCCGCCGCGCCGTCCGGGAGGCGTACGAGTCGACCGGACGCCGCCCCCTGCTGCTCGGCCTGTCCCTGGGCGGGTACGTCTCGCTGGCGCACGCCGCCCGCCACCCCGCGGACCTCGCCGCGCTCGTCCTGCACGGCTGCACCGCCCGCACCGGCGGCGCCCAGGCCGCCGTCTACGCCGCCGCCGGACGGCTGAACGACCGGCTGGGGCAGGCGCGTTCGGCCCGGCTCCAGGCCCGGGCGATGCGCCGGCTGCTCCCGCCGGAGTCCGCCGAAGCGGTGCTGTCCGGCGGCTTCCACCTGCCCGCCCTCACCCAGGGCGTCGCCGAACTGCGCCGCCACGACTTCCTGGCCCTGGCCGGCCGGCTGACCACCCCCACGCTCCTCCTCAACGGCCGATCCGACCTGCCGTTCCGCGCCGACGAGCGGCTCTTCCTGACCGCCGCCCGCACCTCCGGCGCCCCCGTCCGGCTCTTCCACACCTCCGGCGGGCACCTGCTCAGCCTCACCGACCCCGACCGCTTCACCACCCTGCTACGCCGCGCCCACCACCTCCTACTACCGGACGAATCCGGCCCGCAGCAAGGGAGTTGACGTCCGGTCAGCCTCTGGCCAGCCGGTACACCACCGCGTGCTGCTGCGGCCCCGGCGGGACGCTCGGGTCGAGGAAGTCCGCCGCCGGGTCGTGCACCATGCCGAGCCGCCGCGCCACCGCCCGCGAGGGCGCGTTCCCGGCCGCGATCACGGCCAGGATCTCGGGCAGCCCCAACTCCTCGAAGCCGTACCGGAGGACGGCCCGCCCGGCCTCGGTGGCGTAGCCGTGGCCCCAGGCGTCGCGGTGCAGCCGCCAGCCGGCCTCGACGCCGTCGAAGGGCATCCCCTCGTCCACCGGGTCGAGCCCGGCGAAGCCCAGGAACCTTCCCTCCGAGCGGAGTTCGACCGCCCACCAGCCCCAGCCGCGCCGCGCCAGCTCGGTCCGGAAGTGCTCCAGCGAACCGGCGGCCTGCTCCCGGTCGAGCAGGGTGCCGAAGTACCGGCGCACGTCCGGGTCGGCGTTCAGCTCCGCCCAGCGGTCCAGGTCGCCGTCCCGCCACTGGCGCAACAGCAGCCTGGGCGTGGTCAGTTCGGTCACGGTCACGGTGTTCCTCCCGCTCCGGCCAGCACCTCGCCGGCCAGTTCCTCCGCCCGGTCCAGCAGCGCCGCCAGGCTCGCCGGACCGGTGCCGCCGACGGCGAACAGCTCCTGCGCGCGCCGCTCGAACTCCGGTGGCGCGCACGGCAGTCGACCGGCCGAGGCGATCGCGCCCTTCTCGTTGACCAGCCACCGCCCGGCCCGCGCGTGCAGCGCGTGCACCAGCAGGCCGACGGCCCGGAACAGGCAGCCCGCGACGTACCCGGCGTCCCCCCGGCCCGCGCCCTTGCGCGCGTTGGCCAGCACGAACGGCACCTCCCAGGCCGCGTCGGCCTCCAGCGTCCGCCTCAACCCGTCCGGGAAACAGGGGGTTTCGCCCCGCAGCGCGGCCAGCTCCCCCGCCGGGTCGGCCAGCACCCGGGCCAGCGCCAGCTCGCCGACGTACGCGTAGGACGGCACGCCGTACGGGTGCCCGGGCTGCTGGCCGGAGACGTACCGGCCCCGGCGGGCCTCGGCCGCGTAGTGGCGGACGCGCTCGACGTCCCGGTAGATCCAGTCGACCCGGGCCGGGCCGATGTCCAGCCAGGCGCCGCCGTCCACCCAGGGGCCCCAGCCGCCGGGCTCGGCCACCTCCACC
This is a stretch of genomic DNA from Kitasatospora fiedleri. It encodes these proteins:
- a CDS encoding alpha/beta fold hydrolase, whose translation is MTGRQLAPGLTVFGPDTAPPLVLVHGIRLSGAMWRPHARRLAPDFRVSTPDLPCHGALADRPFTLDAAVDTVRRAVREAYESTGRRPLLLGLSLGGYVSLAHAARHPADLAALVLHGCTARTGGAQAAVYAAAGRLNDRLGQARSARLQARAMRRLLPPESAEAVLSGGFHLPALTQGVAELRRHDFLALAGRLTTPTLLLNGRSDLPFRADERLFLTAARTSGAPVRLFHTSGGHLLSLTDPDRFTTLLRRAHHLLLPDESGPQQGS
- a CDS encoding GNAT family N-acetyltransferase, whose protein sequence is MTELTTPRLLLRQWRDGDLDRWAELNADPDVRRYFGTLLDREQAAGSLEHFRTELARRGWGWWAVELRSEGRFLGFAGLDPVDEGMPFDGVEAGWRLHRDAWGHGYATEAGRAVLRYGFEELGLPEILAVIAAGNAPSRAVARRLGMVHDPAADFLDPSVPPGPQQHAVVYRLARG
- a CDS encoding nucleotidyltransferase domain-containing protein, with product MTNEGAGAAAERDEGEGGPGPGLGRIAERLARVGGVVGVCLGGSRARGTHTAGSDYDLGLYYRPGRLDTGALRELAAELCGRPVEVAEPGGWGPWVDGGAWLDIGPARVDWIYRDVERVRHYAAEARRGRYVSGQQPGHPYGVPSYAYVGELALARVLADPAGELAALRGETPCFPDGLRRTLEADAAWEVPFVLANARKGAGRGDAGYVAGCLFRAVGLLVHALHARAGRWLVNEKGAIASAGRLPCAPPEFERRAQELFAVGGTGPASLAALLDRAEELAGEVLAGAGGTP